The following proteins come from a genomic window of Miscanthus floridulus cultivar M001 chromosome 2, ASM1932011v1, whole genome shotgun sequence:
- the LOC136540351 gene encoding AP2-like ethylene-responsive transcription factor CRL5: MASGSNWLGFSLSPQTAMEVPSASEPAPAHHAPPPSSTMISSSSTTNATTSNFLFSPMAAPYPGYYCVGGAYGDGTSTAGVYYSHLPAMPIKSDGTLCNMEGMMPSSPPKLEDFLGGGNVGGQEAATYYSHQQGQEEGASRDYRQCQHHQLVPYNFQPLTEAEMLQEDAAPMEEAMAAAKNFLLTSYGACYSNGEMHPLSLSMTSPGSQLSSCVIAAPQQQHQMPAVATAAAALGRSNGDGEQCVGRKRGTGKGGHKQTVHRKSIDTFGQRTSRYRGVTRHRWTGRYEAHLWDNSCRKDGQTRKGRQVYLGGYDTEDKATRAYDLAALKYWGPATHINFPVENYRDELEEMKGMTRQEYVAHLRRRSSGFSRGASIYRGVTRHHQQGRWQSRIGRVAGNKDLYLGTFTTQEAAAEAYDIAAIKFRGLNAVTNFNITRYDVDKIMESSTLLPAEEARKVKAIEAANNAPMMHNGGRELNPAKETGAGWRMVLHGSPQEAVHCPEAVDLQRGVMSESHPSLHGIVGLDIDCAVHDHHRLDVPGKTTGSINFSNSSSQVTSLGNSREGSPERLGLAMLYGKQASAVSLATMSPWMPMAAETVAQVLKQPNVVSHLPVFAAWADA, encoded by the exons ATGGCTAGTGGCAGCAACTGGCTAGGCTTCTCCCTCTCCCCGCAAACGGCCATGGAGGTGCCCTCCGCTTCTGAACCCGCTCCTGCCCATCACGCTCCACCTCCTTCCAGTACTATGATCTCCTCTTCCAGTACCACCAACGCCACCACTTCCAACTTCCTCTTCTCACCGATGGCCGCTCCCTATCCTGGTTACTACTGTGTGGGCGGCGCGTATGGCGATGGCACCAGTACTGCCGGCGTCTACTACTCCCATTTGCCTGCCATGCCCATCAAGTCCGACGGCACCCTCTGCAACATGGAAG GCATGATGCCGTCGTCCCCACCGAAGCTAGAGGACTTCTTGGGTGGTGGCAATGTCGGTGGGCAAGAGGCGGCCACCTACTACAGCCACCAGCAGGGCCAGGAAGAGGGGGCGAGCAGGGATTACCGCCAGTGCCAGCACCACCAGCTCGTCCCCTACAATTTTCAGCCTCTGACGGAAGCAGAGATGCTCCAAGAAGACGCGGCGCCAATGGAGGAGGCGATGGCAGCGGCCAAGAACTTCCTCCTAACGAGCTACGGCGCTTGCTACAGCAACGGGGAGATGCACCCTCTGAGCCTGTCGATGACGAGCCCCGGGTCCCAGTTGAGCAGCTGCGTCATTGCGGctccgcagcagcagcaccagatgCCTGCTGTAGCCACAGCTGCCGCTGCCCTGGGGCGCAGTAATGGCGATGGTGAGCAGTGCGTCGGGAGGAAGAGAGGCACTGGGAAGGGAGGCCACAAGCAGACGGTGCACCGCAAGTCCATCGATACGTTTGGGCAGAGAACCTCCCGGTATAGAGGCGTCACCAG GCACAGGTGGACTGGGAGATATGAAGCCCACCTCTGGGACAACAGCTGCAGAAAGGATGGGCAGACTAGGAAAGGCAGACAAG TATATCTAG GTGGCTACGACACTGAAGACAAGGCCACGAGGGCTTATGATCTGGCTGCTCTGAAATATTGGGGTCCAGCTACTCACATCAATTTCCCC GTAGAAAACTATCGAGATGAACTTGAGGAGATGAAAGGCATGACAAGGCAAGAATATGTTGCGCATTTGAGAAG GAGAAGCAGTGGATTTTCTCGAGGCGCTTCCATCTACCGAGGAGTGACAAG GCATCACCAGCAAGGAAGATGGCAGTCTCGGATTGGACGGGTTGCTGGAAACAAGGATCTATACCTCGGCACTTTCA CCACTCAAGAAGCAGCAGCTGAGGCGTACGACATAGCTGCCATCAAGTTCCGTGGCTTGAACGCGGTGACAAACTTTAACATAACAAGATACGACGTCGACAAGATCATGGAGAGCAGCACGCTGCTGCCCGCGGAGGAAGCACGCAAGGTCAAGGCGATCGAGGCAGCGAACAATGCTCCTATGATGCACAACGGTGGCAGGGAGCTCAACCCAGCCAAGGAGACAGGCGCTGGCTGGAGGATGGTGCTCCATGGTTCTCCCCAGGAAGCTGTGCATTGCCCAGAAGCAGTTGATCTCCAGAGGGGCGTCATGAGCGAGTCTCACCCCTCCCTGCATGGCATCGTTGGACTTGACATCGACTGCGCAGTGCATGATCATCACCGCCTCGACGTTCCTGGCAAGACGACTGGGAGCATCAACTTCTCCAACTCGTCCTCGCAGGTGACAAGCCTGGGAAACTCCAGGGAGGGGAGCCCCGAGAGGCTGGGCCTGGCCATGCTCTACGGCAAGCAGGCGAGCGCCGTAAGCCTGGCCACCATGAGCCCCTGGATGCCGATGGCGGCAGAAACAGTGGCCCAGGTGCTGAAGCAGCCGAACGTCGTCTCTCATCTACCTGTCTTTGCCGCTTGGGCGGATGCCTAG